A DNA window from Bacteroides cellulosilyticus contains the following coding sequences:
- a CDS encoding DUF4943 family protein yields MKAISNIRAVMAILIFFFSLSFVSCTEETLDYNNPDVDLFVKQLKAGKYSVESPEGLNTIPRFTVDDIGDLLKYAEDLTVIPSFPLAPVSYSAGGKLRLGECILWTVETIRLGQNASMGCKMVHVDAENYEGIYFLSDDEVLDASARYRRWWENRKYPRTMWTIDPCYDEPLCGSGYMWW; encoded by the coding sequence ATGAAAGCAATTTCTAATATACGTGCCGTAATGGCCATTTTGATATTCTTCTTTTCTCTTTCTTTTGTATCATGTACGGAAGAGACGTTGGACTACAATAATCCTGACGTGGATTTATTCGTCAAGCAACTAAAAGCTGGAAAATACTCTGTCGAAAGTCCGGAAGGTCTGAACACTATTCCCCGGTTTACTGTTGATGACATAGGGGACTTGTTGAAGTATGCCGAAGATTTAACGGTAATCCCTTCTTTCCCGTTGGCTCCGGTTTCTTATTCCGCAGGTGGCAAGCTTCGTTTAGGCGAGTGTATTTTGTGGACAGTAGAAACAATCCGTTTGGGGCAGAATGCTTCGATGGGGTGCAAAATGGTACATGTGGATGCAGAGAATTACGAAGGCATTTACTTCTTATCGGATGATGAAGTTTTGGATGCTTCCGCCCGTTATCGCCGCTGGTGGGAAAACCGCAAATACCCCCGTACGATGTGGACCATAGACCCTTGTTATGATGAACCGC